Proteins encoded by one window of Aphidius gifuensis isolate YNYX2018 linkage group LG2, ASM1490517v1, whole genome shotgun sequence:
- the LOC122850437 gene encoding zinc finger protein 232: MSTEGPGALCGVRIVKGAIIIIADITKSPGGGCRTSSMTMAESVVVDAVAAPPGPKKTLPSCVNDNTKVPSANRNHLSLRKRRRLNQVLDNLQAHKNLPNENELSNRFESTLLASEEEEEEEEDIFSSLRPPIGFSRLEKSELTLTQKVKEEPIEYLTEERIPENNEKNRKNQLSISLRSYHRPFLKFADYSCVDCSIPTIMLPLSKSRSLASSTAAKPLDSSRLTPVSPFPYTFEHYLHTKYLPTADKRTTHLDLNITWDQLPLEKNCHIVKSDYLENLSTCPQESPLDLSMKNLNMNRPATLQLLSPGLVSKTTVSVPVVRGDVASPTTKETVAFRYNLEVSPVVEEMPPGTDVAYVCPVCGQMFSLHDRLAKHMASRHRKQGSKDASAKAYCCDVCNRSFARSDMLTRHMRLHTGVKPYTCRVCGQVFSRSDHLSTHQRTHTGEKPYKCPQCVYAACRRDMITRHLRTHARYSDGQNKCEENDNESSTHLLDSFTVKTE, from the exons ATGAGTACCGAAGGTCCAGGTGCtctg TGTGGAGTAAGAATCGTTAAAGGGGCGATCATAATTATCGCAGACATAACCAAGAGCCCAGGCGGTGGGTGCCGTACATCATCAATGACTATGGCTGAGAGTGTCGTTGTTGATGCCGTGGCTGCGCCACCAGGTCCAAAGAAGACTTTACCTTCTTGTGTCAATGATAACACGAAAGTACCATCAGCCAATCGGAATCATTTATCTCTTCGTAAAAGAAGGCGTTTGAACCAAGTCTTAGATAATCTTCAGGCCCATAAAAATCTTCCAAATGAAAACGAATTATCAAATCGTTTTGAATCTACGTTATTAGCATCAGAAGAAGAAGAGGAAGAAGAAGAGGATATTTTCAGTTCTTTGAGGCCCCCGATAGGTTTTTCAAGGCTTGAAAAGTCTGAATTAACTCTCACACAGAAAGTGAAAGAAGAACCAATAGAGTACCTAACGGAAGAAAGAATTCCagaaaacaatgaaaaaaatcggAAAAATCAGCTGTCTATCAGTCTTCGAAGTTATCATAgaccatttttaaaatttgcgGATTATAGCTGCGTGGATTGTTCGATTCCTACTATCATGCTACCTTTATCCAAATCGCGTTCTCTTGCCTCTTCAACTGCAGCAAAGCCTCTTGATTCGAGCCGACTGACGCCAGTTTCACCATTTCCTTACACTTTTGAGCACTATTTGCACACAAAGTATCTGCCAACAGCTGATAAAAGGACAACTCATTTGGACTTAAATATAACTTGGGATCAACTgccacttgaaaaaaattgccaCATTGTCAAAAGTGACTACTTAGAAAATCTTAGTACTTGCCCACAAGAATCACCATTAGATTTATCCatgaaaaacttgaatatGAACAGGCCAGCAACACTTCAACTGCTATCACCTGGTCTTGTTAGCAAAACAACTGTGAGTGTTCCAGTAGTTCGTGGTGATGTCGCATCACCAACAACAAAAGAGACTGTTGCTTTTCGTTATAATTTAGAAGTGTCACCTGTCGTTGAGGAAATGCCTCCTGGAACCGATGTGGCTTACGTTTGTCCAGTTTGTGGACAGATGTTTAGTCTTCATGATAGACTTGCAAAACACATGGCTTCTAGGCACAGAAAACAAGGATCCAAAGATGCGTCTGCAAAAGCATACTGCTGTGATGTTTGTAACCGAAGTTTTGCAAGATCTGACATGCTGACAAGGCATATGAGATTACATACTGGAGTCAAACCCTACACATGTAGAGTATGTGGACAAGTATTCAGCAGATCGGACCATTTGAGCACTCATCAGAGAACTCATACCGGAGAAAAACCATACAAATGTCCGCAATGTGTCTACGCTGCCTGTCGAAGAGACATGATCACCAGGCACCTCAGAACACATGCTAGATACTCAGATGGACAAAATAAATGTgaagaaaatgataatgagAGTTCAACTCATTTGCTAGATTCATTCACTGTTAAAACTGAATGA
- the LOC122849231 gene encoding uncharacterized protein LOC122849231, whose amino-acid sequence MSIVRSPTRPSTSLDCHDDVFSSNNIMLLNSQQASSNGIMSQSSESTMTDKRPPGRPRKNTTSTGDITLEQIKSLLDQQTVSIDASIDAKLSNIIDTFKSFTVTVNKKFATIDAELGQLNNNVKILNTTIGNNSTQIKTNTSTIADNQMSITQMSDDINNSKLILERMPNVIVFGIPEDPDNELNVTQRVVSDRGKVDQLIQLVFDSQPSIGTVKVTSSRIHPHSGALTKPRMTKVKFNNIFYKDIFVQRFMEMKKAKSLTGWMAALVISQDFTPSQLAQRRQLKTQLAQDGVTNPRIRFINGVFKVQANTHPTT is encoded by the coding sequence ATGTCAATAGTGAGATCTCCAACAAGACCTAGCACATCTCTTGACTGTCATGATGATGTATTTAGTTCCAATAACATCATGTTATTGAACTCACAACAAGCAAGCTCCAATGGTATTATGTCACAATCATCTGAGTCAACTATGACTGATAAACGTCCTCCTGGTCGGCCACGTAAAAACACAACATCTACTGGTGATATTACACTTGAACAAATCAAGAGCCTCCTTGATCAACAAACAGTATCAATTGATGCATCGATTGATGCTAAATTAAgcaatattattgatacatttaaatcttttacagttactgtaaataaaaaatttgcaacAATTGATGCTGAATTAGGTCAGCTTAACAACAAtgtaaaaatactaaatacaACAATTGGGAACAACTCAACACAAATCAAAACAAATACATCAACTATTGCTGATAATCAAATGAGTATCACTCAAATGAgtgatgatataaataatagtaaattaattctGGAACGTATGCCAAACGTCATTGTTTTTGGCATACCTGAAGACCCAGATAACGAGTTAAATGTTACCCAACGTGTTGTAAGTGATAGAGGTAAGGTTGATCAACTAATACAACTTGTTTTTGACTCTCAACCGAGTATTGGTACTGTCAAAGTGACATCGTCAAGAATTCACCCTCATTCTGGTGCCTTAACAAAGCCCAGAATGACAAAggtgaaatttaataatattttctataaagaTATCTTTGTGCAGAGATTCATGGAGATGAAAAAGGCGAAATCACTGACAGGTTGGATGGCAGCACTGGTTATCTCACAGGACTTTACACCCTCTCAACTGGCACAAAGACGTCAGTTGAAAACTCAGCTGGCACAAGATGGGGTTACAAACCCACGAATCAGGTTCATCAATGGGGTCTTCAAGGTTCAGGCCAACACACACCCAACAACGTGA